A genome region from Populus alba chromosome 5, ASM523922v2, whole genome shotgun sequence includes the following:
- the LOC118061641 gene encoding 2-methyl-6-phytyl-1,4-hydroquinone methyltransferase, chloroplastic: MTSSVFNGAENLALIRGITPKGLGFLGSDLQGRHFSKVSLISSTRISKARTLTPKCSLSAPRPASQPRFIQHKKEAFWFYRFLSIVYDHVINPGHWTEDMRDEALEPADLSDRNKIVVDVGGGTGFTTLGIVKHVDAKNVTILDQSPHQLAKAKQKEPLKDCKIIEGDAEDLPFPTDYADRYVSAGSIEYWPDPQRGIKEAYRVLNLGGKACLIGPVHPTFWLSRFFADVWMLFPKEEEYIEWFQKAGFKDVQLKRIGPKWYRGVRRHGLIMGCSVTGVKPASGDSPLQLGPKAEDVSKPANPLVFFLRFILGAMAATYYVLVPIYMWLKDQIVPKGTPI; the protein is encoded by the exons ATGACCTCCTCAGTGTTCAATGGAGCTGAAAACCTCGCTCTAATAAGAGGCATAACCCCTAAAGGGTTAGGCTTTTTGGGGTCAGATTTGCAAGGGAGGCACTTTTCTAAAGTGAGTTTAATCTCTAGCACTAGAATCTCAAAGGCAAGAACTTTAACACCCAAGTGCAGTTTATCAGCCCCTAGGCCAGCTTCACAGCCTAGGTTTATCCAACACAAGAAAGAGGCTTTTTGGTTCTATAGGTTTCTTTCAATTGTGTATGACCATGTCATAAACCCTGGGCACTGGACCGAGGACATGAGAGATGAGGCACTTGAGCCTGCTGATCTCAGTGACAGGAATAAGATAGTGGTGGATGTTGGTGGTGGCACTGGTTTCACCACTTTGGGTATAGTTAAGcatgtggatgccaaaaatGTAACCATCCTTGATCAATCTCCGCACCAGCTTGCAAAGGCCAAGCAGAAAGAGCCTTTGAAGGATTGTAAGATTATTGAGGGCGATGCTGAGGATCTACCATTTCCTACCGATTATGCTGATAGATATGTGTCTGCTGGGAG TATTGAGTACTGGCCTGATCCCCAGCGTGGCATCAAGGAAGCGTACAGGGTTTTGAATCTAGGAGGTAAAGCCTGCTTAATTGGTCCAGTGCACCCAACATTCTGGTTGTCTCGCTTCTTTGCTGATGTCTGGATGCTCTTCCCTAAGGAGGAAGAGTACATTGAGTGGTTCCAGAAGGCTGGGTTTAAGGATGTTCAACTAAAGAGGATTGGCCCAAAGTGGTATCGTGGTGTTCGTAGGCACGGGCTGATCATGGGATGTTCTGTAACAGGTGTTAAACCTGCATCTGGAGATTCTCCTTTGCAG CTTGGCCCAAAGGCAGAGGATGTGTCAAAGCCAGCGAACCCACTCGTCTTCTTTCTGCGCTTCATTTTGGGTGCCATGGCAGCAACGTACTATGTGTTGGTTCCCATATATATGTGGCTCAAAGATCAGATTGTACCCAAAGGTACACCAATCTAA
- the LOC118061642 gene encoding peptidyl-prolyl cis-trans isomerase CYP63 codes for MNKKKNPLVFLDVSIDGDPAERIFIELFADVVPRTAENFRALCTGEKGIGKTTGKPLHYKGSSFHRIIKEFMAQGGDFSKGNGTGGESIYGGKFADENFILRHEGAGRLSMANSGPNTNGSQFFITLKPLAHLDGKHVVFGKVAKGMDIVKKIEQVGSARGQPARPVKIVDCGETSESKIEDAVGKDTGKNKKAGKPSDDGPNEQVRGRSKKSLKDTRKKRKRRHSSSDSDSDSDSDSSDSESSSSESDSDSSSSSDGRHKKRRRSAKRGKYHGRKQKNGRRERKRGRSDKRSRRKSKWSSESSSGTETDSSSTTSTSDDRSPVAAHKTSNSTQAGKKSIQSSGASGKSPSRLSKKEAVVEQHQRNQKPMKAAGSSPHEEGELSPRNDKHQNNGHEMDSKSGATPNQHPHSDNSNKSRRAMPSSKRRPNNSRRSSPSMSPKEVSRSPRFRTDSRSPVRKSGELGQGRSSRSPLGSPANKGRHEPSMSNQSQSPNGAPTRIRKGRGFTDRYAFARRYRTPSPEQSPRRSYRYGGRNINGRNRDRLPSYRSYSERSPPRRHISSPRGRSPPRHGRQRSRSRSPRRSPTPGDKRPSISKGLKSRLGPRVDDQPFPNKGRMRSRSSSRSSSRGSSHSRSPDALPPKRQGIAARASMSPSSSPSEQQALVSYGDASPDILK; via the exons atgaacaagaagaagaatccTCTCGTATTCTTAGATGTGTCCATCGACGGAGATCCTGCTGAAAGGATTTTTATCGAG CTTTTCGCAGATGTTGTCCCCAGGACTGCCGAGAATTTTCGGGCACTCTGTACAG GTGAAAAGGGTATTGGAAAAACCACTGGGAAGCCTCTGCACTACAAGGGCTCTTCTTTCCATCGAATAATCAAAGAATTCATGGCccaa GGTGGTGACTTTTCAAAGGGAAATG GCACTGGTGGAGAAAGCATCTATGGAGGGAAGTTTGCAG ATGAGAATTTTATACTGAGGCATGAAGGAGCAGGTCGTCTCTCTATGGCAAATAGCGGTCCAAACACAAATGGTTCCCAATTCTTCATAACATTAAAGCCTCTGGCCCATCTTGATGG GAAACATGTTGTCTTTGGAAAGGTGGCTAAGGGAATGGACATTGTGAAGAAAATTGAACAGGTGGGAAGTGCCCGTGGCCAACCTGCCAGACCTGTAAAAATTGTGGATTGTGGTGAAACTTCTGAAAGTAAAATTGAGGATGCTGTTGGGAAAGATACAG GAAAGAATAAGAAAGCTGGGAAGCCTTCAGACGATGGTCCAAATGAGCAAGTTAGAGGAAGAAGTAAAAAATCCCTGAAGGAtacaaggaagaaaagaaaaaggagacaCTCTTCATCTGATTCAGATTCAGATTCAGATTCAGATTCATCTGATTCTGAATCATCATCTTCAGAATCAGATTCTGATTCAAGCTCATCTAGTGATGGAAGGCATAAGAAAAGGAGGAGGTCAGCAAAAAGAGGCAAGTACCATGGGAGAAAACAGAAGAATGGACGAAGGGAGAGGAAGAGAGGCCGAAGTGATAAACGATCAAGGCGGAAATCTAAATG GAGTTCTGAGAGCTCAAGTGGTACAGAGACTGATAGTTCTAGCACTACCAGCACATCTGATGATAGAAGTCCCGTTGCTGCTCATAAGACCAGTAACTCAACTCAAGCTGGAAAGAAATCAATTCAGAGTTCTG GTGCAAGTGGAAAATCCCCATCCCGTCTCTCCAAGAAAGAAGCTGTGGTGGAACAACACCAAAGGAATCAAAAGCCTATGAAAGCTGCGGGCAGCTCACCACATGAAGAAGGTGAATTGTCTCCCAGGAATGacaaacatcaaaataatgggCATGAGATGGATTCTAAATCGGGCGCAACTCCTAATCAGCATCCCCATTCAGATAATTCAAACAAATCCAG GAGAGCAATGCCAAGCTCCAAAAGGAGGCCAAACAATAGCCGTAGGAGCAGTCCTAGCATGAGTCCTAAAGAAGTTTCCAGGAGTCCAAGATTCAGAACTGACAGTAGAAGTCCAGTTAGGAAGTCTGGGGAGCTGGGCCAGGGAAGGTCATCAAGGAGTCCACTGGGTAGTCCTGCCAACAAAGGCCGCCATGAACCTTCTATGTCAAACCAGAGTCAATCCCCAAATGGTGCCCCCACGCGCATTAGAAAAGGGCGTGGTTTCACTGATCGTTATGCATTTGCACGTCGGTATCGCACCCCTTCTCCCGAACAATCCCCTCGGAGGTCCTACCGTTATGGAGGAAGAAATATCAATGGGAGGAACCGTGATAG GCTGCCAAGCTACAGAAGTTATTCTGAGCGCTCTCCACCAAGACGTCATATAAGTTCACCAAGAGGCAGGAGTCCCCCAAG GCATGGAAGGCAGAGAAGTAGAAGCAGGAGTCCACGACGAAGTCCTACACCTGGTGATAAGCGACCTTCCATAAGCAAGGGTTTGAAATCTCGATTAGGTCCCCGTGTTGATGATCAGCCATTTCCTAACAAAGGAAGAATGAGATCCAGGTCCAGTTCCAGGTCTAGCAGCCGTGGATCTTCTCATTCTAGATCTCCCGATGCTCTACCACCAAAACGTCAAGGCATAGCAGCTAGAGCTAGCATGTCTCCATCAAGCTCACCGTCTGAACAGCAAGCTTTAGTTTCCTACGGGGATGCTAGTCCTGATATACTGAAATGA